gctggtacagctactctggaaaatagtatggaagctcctcaagaaatgagaaatagagctcccctacgaaccagcaattgcactactgggtatttaccccaaagatacaaatgtagtgatctgaaggggcatgtgcacccgaatgtttataactGCAATGttcacgatagccaaactatggaaagagcccaagtgtccactaaAAGATGAAttgacaaagaagatgtggtgtttATCtgcaaaggaatattactcagccatcagaaaggatgaaatcttaacGTTTACATGTTAAGATggaactggaagatattatgctgagtgaaataaatcaatcagagaaggatgattatcatatggttttactcatatgtggaatataagagaTAGCACAGAGGATtataggagaaaggaaggaaaaacagaatgagaagaaatcagagaagaagacaaatcatgagagactctcaactgtgggaaagaaactgagggttactggaggggagttggattgggggatggggtaactgggtaatggacattgaggagggcacatgatgtgatgagcactgggtgttatatgcaactgatgaattattgaactctacatctgaaactaatgatgttctataTGTTAGCTAgttgagtttaaattaaaaaaaaaaaatgagcagttcAGAAGCTGCTCCTAGAAGACTCTGGAATAGGTCAAACTGAATATTTCTCAAGTCACTAGTTAAGGTTGACTCAGTGATGGCCAGTGACAAAAATTGCACTGAAATTAATACAAATTCCTTCCATCTTTCAACTCTCAAAAGATTAAATTTGTTTCTCCTTGcaaagttttctttaaagaaaaaaaaaaaaaagagacttccttcttttcttcttcaggtGAGTCTGAACAATTCATTCGCCCTGCTGGATGGAATTGGGTCTTATATTCAGCAACTGCAATCTGGGCCATAAATTCTCATTCTTACAGGTTTCCAAGAGAACTCCCAGAAGTAAGTATAGTGTTGATCTCTGTCATATTGCTTTTGCTGGTCAAAACTTAGTAAGTgggaagataaagaaataatgagaaaatagaGAAGATTAATATTACCACTTCCATACGATACTAGCTGGTTGTGtcagctatttttatttataactctGAATCTAAGTACTGTCATCAGGAGTTTCTCAGATTGTTGTCATTTGTAGCACCATTTACTTCACTGGGGAAACTTTACTCCCAccacagggttttgttttgttttgttttcttttagatttatttgaatACCATTCTAGTTGACATTCCATGTTACGTTAGTTCCAgatgtacaatagagtgattcagcaATTGTATACATTTTCATGACTTCAGTGCACATCATGAGAAGTGTGCTGTTAAacctcctccccactcaccccccctctggtagccatcagtttgttccatagagttgagagtctgtttcttggtttgtcacttttttttctttgtccatttgtttcttaaattctgtataggagtggaatcatgtggtatttgtctttctctgacttttctttttacttttagacAGTGGCattgaaatttcaaaatttttggaaatttttgcGTATTGGGACATTGCTCTCATTTAACTTTTATCCAaggtttcctttgtctttagtgTTCCTCCTTTGTTCTTCAAGATCTTCATTACATGTCTGTTGCTAATTACATGTTTGTTTCCTActgtttaaaatgagaataatagtaTTACTGTGTTACTAAATGCACAATCTTACAATGAGTCAAAATTATAAAGATGTCAAAATTTGTGTCCTTTTGGGCCCTAAAATTTCAAAAcctttttctcagcttctgaaTTTTCCAGACCAACTGTAACCCATATCCCTGCATTAGCAGCAGCTACTTCACTCTGCCCCACTTTTCCACCACTTTCCATCAGTGACCCTCTGCCCTTGGTTTCTCCTTCTACCACTGGTAAGCAGTCCCAGGGGAGCCTTAAAAGTATTAACGTACTTCTTCaggttctcttccttcctccctcatgTCGAGTCTCTAGGAGCTCAGCCCTATACGttcattttcttccccttggTTTTCAGGTTCAAACAGACTTAATTAGCTTACAAGGATTCATGTGCTTGAAGATATGAAGCTGCGTGCTTGCCAAAGCATTCGCTCATTGCTCAGATACCATCAACCTTCCCATGTCTGAGCAGGGTGATTTAACTGAGGAGCTCTTCCTTCATCAAGGCAACACCTAACTTCCGTCTAAATTCTGTCCCGTCACTGTGATGGAATGTGATAGGATGGAAAATGTCTCCCCAAgagatctttattttattctctggaaACTGTGACTGTTACCTAATTTGGcaaaaatatctctttgagatatgTGATTAAAttgtgatttaaattttaaaatggagagatACTGGATTATTTGAGGCATTCTAAATGTAGTCACATGTATTCTTatagagggaggcagaggaagatttCAACACATGcaggaggaaaagaatgaaaagttcAGAGCAGACAGGGATTTGATGATGGATTCCTTGAAGATTAGAATGATCCAGAGACAAGTTAAAGAAAGTTAGCAGCCACAGAAAGGACCTAGAAGAGCCAAAGCTCTCCAAAAGCCTATCCAGGGACCATGGCCTTTCCAATGCATTAAATTTCAACCCAGTAAAATTGATttttgacctccagaactgtgaaagaatgcATTTTAGCTGGCTTAATTTACCCAACTTCATGTTAATTTTTTGGAGCAGGCAGAAGAAGTGAATATAGCCTTCATGTTCAACTTCATGTCAGCTCGTGTGTcttctaatttttataaaatactaacTCCATGTTCTTTGGTgtgatttctccttcttttctgacACTTTCCTAAATGTGTAACCTTCGGTAAatcatttatcttttctgttaTTCATTTGCCTAATGtttaaaatgaggatgataatagTATGTACTTAATAGTTATTATATGGGCTTAAGTTAACATTTGTTAGGAGCTTAGAAGATTGCTTAGTACTGGCAAGTGTTATGTAAattgatattaaataaatatttaaatttttaaaatgttatttgtttatttgacagagagagagcacaagcagggagagcagcagagggagagggagaaaggctcTCTGCGAGGCAGGGAGCCAGGTATGTGactctcccaggaccctaggatcatgacctgagccaaaggcagatgcttaaccacctgaaccacccaggagcccctaaataaatattttaaaaaagagatgaaacATCTTGAGGGAAGGAGAATGGGAAGGGCTGTGGAATGATGGTTGTCTCCCCTTTATCTACCTTCTGTCACAATTTGGAaacaaaccattaaaaaattgtatttgtggctgggttttttttttttgaatagtgtTTATTCAAAAGAAAGACACCTATTGCCATCATATGTTTAAATCTCTGacaattatttacatatttaggaaatagccttttaaaattttgaatggaaaaagtaaaacattaatGTCATTTCTGTATAAATGAAGTCTGATGAAAAAAAACACAGCCGATCAATATGGGAGAGTAGTGTTTTTAATATAACAGAATGAAAGTCTCTGGAAAAGACTTTCCAAAAGTTTTTGTAGATGTCATTGATGTGTTCAACAGTatctggaaaaaggaaaataacataatTAGTTTtatataatagaataaaattacatttatagcAAAATATTGTTTTGTGATTATAATGTTAAAGGACTGTTTTAAAAGTTTACCTACAAATCTGTACTATGATTAAGATGCACGTTTAAgagattcatttgttttcttctatcttcttgTATATATGATGCATGCAGTCTTGtaacaatttattttcaaatgcattGTTATTCAATATTATGCTTTATTTGCATGCATGTATACATTATATAGGATTCCTTTGTGTGAGGGCCTTCGGTCCAGATCAACACAATCTTCTGATACTGAATGATGTAAACTAAAATTCCTTCTCTACCTTAAGAGACTTTTCTGGAAAAGTGGCACATTTCTTCTGCTATTTATTATGAATTAAGTAATTAATATAGTAAGAAACTAAACATAAATTCttacttaaaatatgaaattattaaatttatgtaATATCTTCAACTAATTTACCAATCAATACCTTTTTGATCtaatataatagtaaaataagtaaaaaacaaaagaatacagcaacattaaaatttaaagctttttaatTGCCTCGACATTAACTGTTACTAAGAGACATCACCAATGATATTAACTGCCCTCACATTTGATTTTCAATTCTAGCTCAATAGAAATTCTGATTTGGCTtgtgaaataaagtaaaataagcgCTTGACATTTTTCCTGTCCAATTTTATAACAGTAAAATTGGAACAGCTTTGGTAAAGTATGGAGGCGTGAGGAATGAGGGTAACCAAATATTTTGTTCAGATGAGTTCAGGTGGAATGAGCACAAATGAGCTTTTTGACCAATGCCTTTCTTCTCAGGATAATGTATAACAGAGGATAGAAGACACATTTGTGAGGGCAAGAGTTAGGGACAGGGAGATTTCAGCCTAAATTATTGTTCATGTTTTCTGAGACAGTGGCTCTTGGTGTGGGGTAAGGGAAGCTGAATAGTTATAATAGAGAAAGATCTGTGTCAACTCTAGCAATGGTTCCTCTCATCCACAATTCAACCCCTATACCTCCTATGGAAGTTTCTTCCTTTCATCAACCactattattttagaatattcaTCATAATCATTTTGGATCAGTTTAAGGAAAAACTACCCAGTTCCTGAGTTCCTTACACAGGACATAAGCTTATAATTGCAGCAGCTCGAGGACACAGGTCCAAtgcctctccatacccccctttcttgttttcatgtaataaaaatatattccaagGTGGTTTCACATGATGAAATTTAGCCTATTTAATGTGTGATTTTTAAATCTCAGCATCATGTATGACTTATGGAAATAAGGGATTAGTACTCTCTTTTCtagaaaatgtcatttctttacctaaaaacaaaaagaccttTCGTGCATGATAAAATGTACTTCATTTCATAATAGTGGGCCTATCTTTTTTGAATAATCTTTATTCTCTTGGAAGTTGTATCCTGCTGATCTTTTGTAACTCATATTTAAAATACTCTAGATTGCCACCATATTTAGCTTTTGAAAATGGAGAACTGGTCAAATCATTCCTCTCAAGGAAGATCCTTGATAAATTTCTTTGGCTAAGGAAAAAGTCCAAGTATTTAGCAGCGTTTTCGAGCCTCCccgacacctttttttttttttttttttaaatcaagtccccttttttaaatccatattttCCAACATTTTTCCTCTGCCCCCATGTGAGCCACAGCATAGGCTGTAGATGGAAAGTGCTTTGAATCAGAGGAAGCTGCTGAATGAAAGTGTTAATGTGTGGAGTCTTGTAGGGTAAGCCCTGCTCTTTAGACGTCTCTGGAGCAGTTTCAGACAACCATTTAACTTGATCCTGATCTTTATCAGGAACAAAGGGACTGGAAGAAAATCGGTACCTCCATGGAGGAAACGATTGCCAGAAGCGTTCCATTAGTGGCAGCCTATTGCAAAATTTTCACTGGTGGATTTAAGCTCCCATTTCTTTTCAGTCTGTGCCCTGAATTCAGAGTTTCTTCCATGTAGTTGGGAACCCCACTTTCCCTTTTATAAAATAGTCCATTGTTTGGACTACATCTACTAAAACTTAAAGAATAGTTGcttcttgaagatttttaaaagaatgatcattttaaaacacacacacacacacacacacactatacttCAGGTCAAGATGAGTAACAGAAAGTGGTTTTACTCTTTTACttggaacagatttttaaaaatataccaaacaTGGGAGAAGCAGCAGGTTCTTGAGATCTGAGCATTAAGCAGTGAAGGACAGTGATCcctaagagaaaggaagaaaataaagtgaaCCCTATGATTGTTCTAGCTTACTGCCTGGAGAATTTCCAGGCCTTCGTGAAGGGAAATGGAGCTAGGAGTCCAGGAAGACAAGGTAGGTGAAATTCACAGAGCAGAACATCAGAGAGGTAAGAGAGGGACAAAGATAAAGATACAAAGATCTAAAGAGGTTACCCTCATATTTTCAACTGAGTATGGATTATTTATATGATGATATCACCTGAAGGCTGGTTTAAAGAACCACTGAAAGACAAAATGGAACAATATCTGGTACTCACAGAGGGCAAGGAAAAGTTTTTGATTTCATAAGagtaaaaattctcaaaattcacAGGCATAAACTTGACTACTCAGAATGGTTTGATCTCCGTAATGGGAAAAAGGAGCCTtagttaaaaatgtttctttgttaCGGCTTGAAAGCCTTAACAACATTGTAACCTAATGCCAGTGTAAAATAAAGCCCATGAACAAGTGTATATGGGAAAACAATGTTTTCCCCTAACATcggaaacaaggcaaggatgtctatTTGATCACTTTTATTTAACGCTGACCTGGAGGTTTTAACCAGTACAGTATGcattaacaaatatataaataaatggaaataaatcagTAGCATtgaatttggaaattaaaatgtttactaaTAGATGAATgggtcattcatatatatatacatatatataaaatgaatgataCGGTCTTATCAGGAAATgctactctgaaaaaaaaaagacaagacaactACTATATACTTAACTATATggacaaatttcaaaataattatgctaagtgaaagaaggcagacacgGAGGAGTATTTACAGTATTATTTTGTTTCCATGCAATTCTAGAAAATGCGAGCCAATCTGTAAGGACCGAAAATGGATTAGGGATAGGAGAAAGAGGAGAGTGGGATTTCCCCCCCCTTATTGGTATATAGATATGTTAAAACTTACCATGGCAAACCTTTTCAGTACCTGTAGTTTGCTGTATGCCAACTGAATCTTCATAAAGCTGTTCAAAATGTTTAAGTGATACTTGTTTGCTTATGGGGagattcagtttcttttctctcctacAAATTCCATGCATTATGGGAATAAGGTTTAGGCAACCCACCTAATCCAGGGAAGTAGCAGGCTGGTGTTCTGAAGCCACAGGCTCGGCGTCATCAGGCTCTAAGGGCCCAGGCTCAACGGCGATAAGCTTTGGGTTGGGAGGTGTAGTAGGTACAGCTACAAGAGGTGTGGCTATGTAAGGTTCAGCAGGCTTAGGCATGGGAGCACTGTCTGGGAAAAAAGGTCCTCCAAGTGTACTTAAGGGAAGGGCAAAGAGGGGAGATTTCTGAGGAGGAgtaggaggagaggaggaggacagCCAAGTAGTTACAGGAAAACTAGACCTGTGGTAGGGGAGAGCTCCAGGAGAACTGAGAATCCAGGGTAATGGGGGTCCCCCTGAATTTGGGTCAGGATTCCCATGGTAATTGGGGATTTCATTCCCTGAAGgatgaaaaggaggaggaaaattaTTGTCTGATGCGGGATAAGGAATATTCAGAGATGGGTTAAGAGGGTAATGATTGCCACTGTAATCctaaaggagaaacaaagaagtaGGTTAAAGTTGATTGTTTATACCTATGTTATCTCTATATTACCCAAGTTATGACCATGAGGCTATACAGGGAGTGAAGATTTTTTGATGAGAATTCCAATTTAGTCTCTTTCTTAAAGGCTAATATATTTCCATAATTTTTGTGATAGAAACTACTAATTTCTTGAGAATATTGAATAAATTTCAATTTTGGGAGAAATATTTTGTGTTAAGGCAAATCAGAATCTTATAAACTGAACAATATACCAGCTTAGTCTaggagaaaatagaaggaaagtgtGTGCCCAGTACAGACTTGGTatttccaggcttccttctctgtaCCCTCTGCCCAACCCACTGCTCTTAGTGCCTGCAGATGTCTTAAGGACCCCACTAAAGCATTCACTTAGATATACCTCTTTTATGCACCCTTTTGATCTCCTCTCCCATCCTATAACATCCTAGTCTTCTCATCAAGGTCAAGCATCTCTAACTGTTATTAAGAAGGAAACCAGACTGGATGTGGAGGAGTGATCGCtggcttttcaaaaaaaaaaattgagatataattgagtATAGTTCATaccatattgtatatttgaatgtTCTTAagacagtagatcttaaaagttgacatcacaagaaaaaaaaatgtaactgtgtggtgatggatgttagctGGACTTAATTTTGCAATATCTACCCCTGGCTTTTCACATTTAATTTTCCCTGtgctgtttgtattttatttttcttaaaaaagattttatttatttatttgacagaaagagatcacaagtaagtagagaggtgggcagagagagagagggagaagcaggctccctgccgagaagggagcccgatgtggggctctatcccaggaccctgagatcatgacctgagccgaaggcagagcttaacccagtgagtcacccaggcaccccctgtttgtgttttaaATGAGAGATCATAAATGTTTCTCATGCATTCATTATTAAATTTCAAATGGTTTCTTTCTGTAGAAGGACCTCTACAAACTTCAGTTGCCCCAGATTTGTCTGTTACATGTATCGTGAGACTGGCGGGGAGgtccaaggtcacaaagttaTGTAGGAATTTACagaaaattaagacatttttttgGTCTCACATccacaaaattttatttcctataaTAAATGTTTCATGCAGTTTTGGTATATATTAGTTTATGTATCAAGATCCTAGATTCTTTGATTCAGCGTATAGCTCACTTATAATTTAAAGAATCTTAAATGTttgtaacataaatatttttaaaatattataggcTATGTTCAatatttcttatgtatttatGTTAAGGCTGGCCAGTTGacattttctttacatatattataagcTAATTTGTCAATGGCAGACACCATTTATGAACATATATCCAGTTTTCATATTTGTTAGAAAATATTGTCTTCTTTATCAACAGTACTTTTCTGTGATATGTAACTTTAAATTCCAGTTTAAAACATTTAATCTAAAGTGCAAGCAGTGAAACTGGATAAGATACCACTATGAATAGGAAAATTATAggatatataaatacacatatgctTATATTTATACATGCATTTTTAATGACCCCTCATAACCAAGCaaagaatgcatttcttttttttttttttcaaagaatgcaTTTCTAAATTACTTaccttttcaaggaaaaaaaagtaatactgaattatttaacattattagatagaaaagactattttttttaaagacttttttttttttttttgacagagagatcacaagcaggcagagatagagggggaagcaggctccctgctgagcagagagcccgatgtggggtttgatcccaggaccctgagatcatgacctgagccaaggcagaagattaactcactgagccacccatgtgccccagaaaatactattttttgaaaatgctatttaaaaaagaaaataatacagaccACATTTTagtatcttaaaatataaataaataagaacatattttaccttttcatcagatgagaaaactttctaaaacaacaaagaaaataatgtttgtgTTAAATTTCATGCCACTGAAAAATACCATTCTTTAGATCTCTATCTACATTCAGAGTGACTATAACTGACAAAACTGTCCAAGGAacttggaattttctttcttaagtgatagttgttttccttgttttcctaTGACTATGTGGACTCTTCTGCTTTCTAAATACATTCTTACAAAATAGATATGCAATAGCCAATATTAATATTCTATTAGTACCAGTGTTTCTACACTATCATTAAATTTCtcatttatgtttatttgtaaACTTCCACATACAGTGCTTAATTGGCTTATGTATACCAGATATTTACGTTAGAGCATCATTCGGGCTTATTACCCCTGTGAATAAACAAGGCTTTACaaaat
The DNA window shown above is from Neovison vison isolate M4711 chromosome 11, ASM_NN_V1, whole genome shotgun sequence and carries:
- the PRR27 gene encoding proline-rich protein 27 — protein: MKLLLWACIFYVAFAKDYSGNHYPLNPSLNIPYPASDNNFPPPFHPSGNEIPNYHGNPDPNSGGPPLPWILSSPGALPYHRSSFPVTTWLSSSSPPTPPQKSPLFALPLSTLGGPFFPDSAPMPKPAEPYIATPLVAVPTTPPNPKLIAVEPGPLEPDDAEPVASEHQPATSLD